One part of the Raphanus sativus cultivar WK10039 chromosome 7, ASM80110v3, whole genome shotgun sequence genome encodes these proteins:
- the LOC108814162 gene encoding 54S ribosomal protein L51, mitochondrial: MALRGVWQLQKLVVSYCNWGGSSRGIRSFMESELPALIEKNPQLEVVTELSRGQHPYLKGIYRNRNERVVCVKNLDPEQVLLNATRLRNSLGRKVVKLRTRHVTKHPSVQGTWTTAVKF, encoded by the exons ATGGCGCTTAGAGGAGTATGGCAGCTCCAGAAGCTGGTAGTGAGCTACTGTAACTGGGGAGGTAGCAGTAGAGGCATAAG ATCCTTTATGGAATCAGAATTGCCTGCGCTGATAGAGAAAAATCCACAGCTCGAAGTGGTAACCGAGCTTTCAAGGGGGCAACATCCTTACCTCAAGGGCATATACA GGAATAGAAATGAGAGGGTGGTGTGTGTGAAGAACCTGGATCCTGAACAAGTGCTTCTGAATGCAACGAGGCTTAGGAACTCTCTTGGAAGGAAAGTGGTGAAGCTGAGGACTAGGCATGTGACTAAACACCCCAGTGTTCAAGGCACATGGACAACCGCTGTCAAGTTCTGA